From a single Penaeus vannamei isolate JL-2024 chromosome 25, ASM4276789v1, whole genome shotgun sequence genomic region:
- the LOC113817635 gene encoding SE-cephalotoxin isoform X2: protein MKFFPLICSMVVFVLLELRALGALIPSLHPDGILQEDVQDPQDNPLEVSDSTSVRYPEVSTEKPEGELKYNLTSGDIAKRIAGLELSRDVLDAVPDSWQSIAVEKTELGLDTLSDYFLKPATSRKFKGIAKEIVKKVTKFLPSFIKALGTASAIFRFISVFFYPSVEDILKEEFNTVNQKLDALSLKMDNVREELESSMEFQTWFTSYNDYKNSIENVDMKLKSTLSQITDAIEIKDKLNVAKEFLDYYRTQDVEGALNNIFRLTATRGTPTNPNLFKLYIRQYDCNVTGLSHLMLVIMSLVFTGTQLMYAYSFFRSNNLNQLEEQVEAVYEQFYNVRRQYEDQVLHCYKTAIVRADRKARDILIDNPKLTGAPLTAKIQLEISELVPWYNWTVVQYSEIGSISLSKRHCAVESRGKQIFTVKRGERKVLVLWEDRGNRECYDADKANTFVPFKLCDGCNNTVFQGSEKTLNGKSCPNYLTETVQETERSCGSDSSTSEVNGLINSNKYSFVAGGFSSDQHPCRTHGDEMCGGHGSCQSIPYSDDYMCFCSSHFWGESCETWYNPSYSVNVTDIMVSMRESFGISIGVPDVVDVYLEIQKFPSQLREMQTSMAASFEVNNHLTLYGDPFTKAERVADLYHQLLSGNMTENTFGEKLERLNLNFDFIFWNLKKMIYGDGILTSDDLMNSFKKSQTPAACTESYGVKISRFMKNILTLDEEVTEAQLRFLNWKRSRQDSSNSLETLEQMNTVKDTAVNRQQGYVRHWEVTSCPQLHAEDLVENHCSQSLSYQGLNLTLHCRNNKKPTVASVRCQKESGKLTWSSKPSCEYVWGPWSAWSTCSATCGEGQRSRTRQKPSGEIDTQTKQCEEQECCQRRDGKFRCRNERCISAESKCNGHDDCGDGSDESSCPTTTTTTTAPHPEITEEYLRQLYFA, encoded by the exons ATGAAGTTCTTTCCACTCATCTGCTCCATGGTTGTCTTCGTGCTCCTGGAGCTCCGTGCGCTGGGggctctcattccttctttgcaTCCTGACGGAATCCTGCAAGAGGATGTTCAGGATCCCCAGGACAATCCTCTGGAAGTTTCAGACTCGACTTCAGTCCGCTATCCCGAGGTGAGCACGGAGAAGCCGGAGGGGGAACTTAAGTATAACTTGACTTCAGGAGATATTGCCAAGAGGATAGCAGGACTCGAGCTTAGCAGGGATGTCTTGGACGCTGTCCCTGATTCTTGGCAAAGCATCGCTGTCGAGAAAACTGAACTCGGTCTCGACACTTTATCGGACTATTTTCTAAAGCCTGCAACTTCTAGAAAATTTAAAGGAATAGCtaaagaaattgtaaaaaaagtTACTAAATTTCTGCCCTCATTCATAAAAGCCCTGGGTACAGCTTCAGCCATATTTAGgttcatttctgttttcttttaccCAAGCGTGGAGGACATACTGAAGGAAGAATTCAATACTGTCAATCAGAAGCTCGATGCCTTGTCATTGAAAATGGATAACGTAAGAGAGGAACTAGAGTCTAGCATGGAATTCCAGACTTGGTTCACATCTTACAATGACTATAAAAATTCCATCGAAAACGTAGACATGAAACTGAAGAGTACACTCTCTCAGATCACAGATGCTATAGAGATCAAAGACAAACTCAATGTGGCCAAAGAATTTCTAGATTACTACAGGACTCAAGACGTCGAAGGGGCACTGAACAACATCTTTCGCCTGACTGCTACTAGAGGTACGCCCACAAACCCGAACCTTTTCAAATTATACATCAGACAGTATGACTGCAACGTAACAGGCCTGTCGCATCTCATGCTAGTCATCATGAGCTTAGTATTCACTGGAACACAACTGATGTATGCATACTCGTTCTTTAGGAGCAATAACCTGAATCAACTAGAAGAACAGGTAGAAGCTGTATATGAACAATTTTACAACGTTCGGCGGCAATATGAGGATCAAGTCCTCCATTGCTATAAGACTGCCATTGTGAGAGCTGATAGGAAAGCTCGGGATATCCTGATTGATAATCCTAAACTCACAGGTGCACCGTTAACAGCCAAAATACAGCTGGAAATATCTGAGCTTGTCCCTTGGTATAACTGGACTGTAGTACAGTACAGCGAAATTGGAAGCATCTCACTGAGTAAGAGGCATTGTGCTGTGGAATCTAGAGGCAAACAGATCTTCACAGTCAAACGTGGAGAACGTAAAGTACTCGTTTTGTGGGAGGATCGAGGAAATCGAGAATGCTATGATGCTGACAAGGCGAATACTTTTGTTCCGTTTAAGTTATGTGACGGATGCAACAATACGGTCTTTCAGGGTTCCGAGAAAACTCTGAATGGAAAAAGTTGCCCCAACTATCTTACAGAAACAGTCCAGGAAACAGAGAGGTCTTGCGGGTCTGACTCTTCCACTTCCGAAGTGAATGGCCTAATCAACAGTAACAAGTACTCCTTTGTTGCCGGAGGCTTCAGCAGTGACCAGCATCCCTGTCGAACACACGGAGATGAGATGTGTGGCGGTCATGGGTCCTGCCAATCCATTCCCTACAGTGACGACTATATGTGTTTCTGTTCCTCCCATTTTTGGGGTGAAAGCTGTGAGACTTGGTACAACCCCTCTTATTCTGTGAATGTAACTGACATAATGGTAAGCATGAGAGAATCTTTTGGCATCTCCATTGGAGTGCCCGATGTTGTTGATGTGTATCTCGAAATTCAGAAGTTCCCTAGTCAGCTCCGAGAAATGCAGACAAGTATGGCGGCCTCATTTGAAGTTAACAATCACCTTACTCTCTATGGGGATCCTTTCACCAAAGCAGAACGAGTTGCAGACCTGTACCATCAACTCCTGAGTGGAAATATGACTGAGAACACCTTTGGCGAGAAACTTGAACGGCTTAATCTTAATTTCGATTTCATTTTCTGGAACCTGAAGAAAATGATTTATGGTGACGGGATCTTAACCTCAGATGATTTGATGAATTCATTTAAGAAATCACAGACGCCTGCAGCTTGCACAGAGAGTTATGGTGTAAAGATTTCTAGGTTCATGAAAAATATTTTGACTTTGGACGAAGAAGTTACTGAAGCTCAGCTGAGATTCCTAAACTGGAAGCGTAGTCGCCAAGACTCTTCAAATAGCCTGGAAACCTTAGAGCAAATGAACACAGTTAAAGACACGGCAGTCAATCGTCAGCAAGGCTACGTTCGTCACTGGGAGGTTACTTCTTGTCCACAGCTGCACGCCGAAGACTTGGTCGAAAACCACTGCAGCCAGTCCCTCTCATACCAGGGCCTGAACCTCACGCTCCACTGCCGGAATAACAAGAAGCCGACGGTTGCGTCCGTGAGATGTCAGAAGGAGAGCGGCAAGCTCACTTGGAGCTCCAAGCCCAGCTGCGAGTACGTCTGGGGCCCTTGGAGCGCCTGGTCGACCTGCAGCGCAACCTGCGGTGAAGGCCAGAGGAGCAGGACGCGCCAGAAACCCAGTGGAGAGATCGACACTCAAACCAAGCAGTGTGAAGAACAGGAATGTTGCCAAAGAAG GGACGGCAAGTTCCGGTGCCGGAATGAGCGGTGCATCTCGGCTGAGTCCAAGTGCAACGGCCACGACGACTGCGGCGACGGCAGCGACGAGAGCAGCTGCCCCAcgaccacgaccacgaccacgGCCCCGCACCCCGAAATTACAGAAGAATATCTCAGACAGCTTTAC TTTGCCTAA
- the LOC113817635 gene encoding SE-cephalotoxin isoform X1 — translation MKFFPLICSMVVFVLLELRALGALIPSLHPDGILQEDVQDPQDNPLEVSDSTSVRYPEVSTEKPEGELKYNLTSGDIAKRIAGLELSRDVLDAVPDSWQSIAVEKTELGLDTLSDYFLKPATSRKFKGIAKEIVKKVTKFLPSFIKALGTASAIFRFISVFFYPSVEDILKEEFNTVNQKLDALSLKMDNVREELESSMEFQTWFTSYNDYKNSIENVDMKLKSTLSQITDAIEIKDKLNVAKEFLDYYRTQDVEGALNNIFRLTATRGTPTNPNLFKLYIRQYDCNVTGLSHLMLVIMSLVFTGTQLMYAYSFFRSNNLNQLEEQVEAVYEQFYNVRRQYEDQVLHCYKTAIVRADRKARDILIDNPKLTGAPLTAKIQLEISELVPWYNWTVVQYSEIGSISLSKRHCAVESRGKQIFTVKRGERKVLVLWEDRGNRECYDADKANTFVPFKLCDGCNNTVFQGSEKTLNGKSCPNYLTETVQETERSCGSDSSTSEVNGLINSNKYSFVAGGFSSDQHPCRTHGDEMCGGHGSCQSIPYSDDYMCFCSSHFWGESCETWYNPSYSVNVTDIMVSMRESFGISIGVPDVVDVYLEIQKFPSQLREMQTSMAASFEVNNHLTLYGDPFTKAERVADLYHQLLSGNMTENTFGEKLERLNLNFDFIFWNLKKMIYGDGILTSDDLMNSFKKSQTPAACTESYGVKISRFMKNILTLDEEVTEAQLRFLNWKRSRQDSSNSLETLEQMNTVKDTAVNRQQGYVRHWEVTSCPQLHAEDLVENHCSQSLSYQGLNLTLHCRNNKKPTVASVRCQKESGKLTWSSKPSCEYVWGPWSAWSTCSATCGEGQRSRTRQKPSGEIDTQTKQCEEQECCQRRDGKFRCRNERCISAESKCNGHDDCGDGSDESSCPTTTTTTTAPHPEITEEYLRQLYAFAYSIPNFV, via the exons ATGAAGTTCTTTCCACTCATCTGCTCCATGGTTGTCTTCGTGCTCCTGGAGCTCCGTGCGCTGGGggctctcattccttctttgcaTCCTGACGGAATCCTGCAAGAGGATGTTCAGGATCCCCAGGACAATCCTCTGGAAGTTTCAGACTCGACTTCAGTCCGCTATCCCGAGGTGAGCACGGAGAAGCCGGAGGGGGAACTTAAGTATAACTTGACTTCAGGAGATATTGCCAAGAGGATAGCAGGACTCGAGCTTAGCAGGGATGTCTTGGACGCTGTCCCTGATTCTTGGCAAAGCATCGCTGTCGAGAAAACTGAACTCGGTCTCGACACTTTATCGGACTATTTTCTAAAGCCTGCAACTTCTAGAAAATTTAAAGGAATAGCtaaagaaattgtaaaaaaagtTACTAAATTTCTGCCCTCATTCATAAAAGCCCTGGGTACAGCTTCAGCCATATTTAGgttcatttctgttttcttttaccCAAGCGTGGAGGACATACTGAAGGAAGAATTCAATACTGTCAATCAGAAGCTCGATGCCTTGTCATTGAAAATGGATAACGTAAGAGAGGAACTAGAGTCTAGCATGGAATTCCAGACTTGGTTCACATCTTACAATGACTATAAAAATTCCATCGAAAACGTAGACATGAAACTGAAGAGTACACTCTCTCAGATCACAGATGCTATAGAGATCAAAGACAAACTCAATGTGGCCAAAGAATTTCTAGATTACTACAGGACTCAAGACGTCGAAGGGGCACTGAACAACATCTTTCGCCTGACTGCTACTAGAGGTACGCCCACAAACCCGAACCTTTTCAAATTATACATCAGACAGTATGACTGCAACGTAACAGGCCTGTCGCATCTCATGCTAGTCATCATGAGCTTAGTATTCACTGGAACACAACTGATGTATGCATACTCGTTCTTTAGGAGCAATAACCTGAATCAACTAGAAGAACAGGTAGAAGCTGTATATGAACAATTTTACAACGTTCGGCGGCAATATGAGGATCAAGTCCTCCATTGCTATAAGACTGCCATTGTGAGAGCTGATAGGAAAGCTCGGGATATCCTGATTGATAATCCTAAACTCACAGGTGCACCGTTAACAGCCAAAATACAGCTGGAAATATCTGAGCTTGTCCCTTGGTATAACTGGACTGTAGTACAGTACAGCGAAATTGGAAGCATCTCACTGAGTAAGAGGCATTGTGCTGTGGAATCTAGAGGCAAACAGATCTTCACAGTCAAACGTGGAGAACGTAAAGTACTCGTTTTGTGGGAGGATCGAGGAAATCGAGAATGCTATGATGCTGACAAGGCGAATACTTTTGTTCCGTTTAAGTTATGTGACGGATGCAACAATACGGTCTTTCAGGGTTCCGAGAAAACTCTGAATGGAAAAAGTTGCCCCAACTATCTTACAGAAACAGTCCAGGAAACAGAGAGGTCTTGCGGGTCTGACTCTTCCACTTCCGAAGTGAATGGCCTAATCAACAGTAACAAGTACTCCTTTGTTGCCGGAGGCTTCAGCAGTGACCAGCATCCCTGTCGAACACACGGAGATGAGATGTGTGGCGGTCATGGGTCCTGCCAATCCATTCCCTACAGTGACGACTATATGTGTTTCTGTTCCTCCCATTTTTGGGGTGAAAGCTGTGAGACTTGGTACAACCCCTCTTATTCTGTGAATGTAACTGACATAATGGTAAGCATGAGAGAATCTTTTGGCATCTCCATTGGAGTGCCCGATGTTGTTGATGTGTATCTCGAAATTCAGAAGTTCCCTAGTCAGCTCCGAGAAATGCAGACAAGTATGGCGGCCTCATTTGAAGTTAACAATCACCTTACTCTCTATGGGGATCCTTTCACCAAAGCAGAACGAGTTGCAGACCTGTACCATCAACTCCTGAGTGGAAATATGACTGAGAACACCTTTGGCGAGAAACTTGAACGGCTTAATCTTAATTTCGATTTCATTTTCTGGAACCTGAAGAAAATGATTTATGGTGACGGGATCTTAACCTCAGATGATTTGATGAATTCATTTAAGAAATCACAGACGCCTGCAGCTTGCACAGAGAGTTATGGTGTAAAGATTTCTAGGTTCATGAAAAATATTTTGACTTTGGACGAAGAAGTTACTGAAGCTCAGCTGAGATTCCTAAACTGGAAGCGTAGTCGCCAAGACTCTTCAAATAGCCTGGAAACCTTAGAGCAAATGAACACAGTTAAAGACACGGCAGTCAATCGTCAGCAAGGCTACGTTCGTCACTGGGAGGTTACTTCTTGTCCACAGCTGCACGCCGAAGACTTGGTCGAAAACCACTGCAGCCAGTCCCTCTCATACCAGGGCCTGAACCTCACGCTCCACTGCCGGAATAACAAGAAGCCGACGGTTGCGTCCGTGAGATGTCAGAAGGAGAGCGGCAAGCTCACTTGGAGCTCCAAGCCCAGCTGCGAGTACGTCTGGGGCCCTTGGAGCGCCTGGTCGACCTGCAGCGCAACCTGCGGTGAAGGCCAGAGGAGCAGGACGCGCCAGAAACCCAGTGGAGAGATCGACACTCAAACCAAGCAGTGTGAAGAACAGGAATGTTGCCAAAGAAG GGACGGCAAGTTCCGGTGCCGGAATGAGCGGTGCATCTCGGCTGAGTCCAAGTGCAACGGCCACGACGACTGCGGCGACGGCAGCGACGAGAGCAGCTGCCCCAcgaccacgaccacgaccacgGCCCCGCACCCCGAAATTACAGAAGAATATCTCAGACAGCTTTACGCTTTTGCCTATTCTATTCCTAATTTTGTGTAG